Part of the Paenibacillus sp. FSL R7-0273 genome is shown below.
GAGCTGTATAGATGTGTCTCGTATTATGCCTTCAGCAAATCATGGTCCACATATCTGGCACCGTTCAGCTCACTGATGATATTAATGGCTACCTTTGCACCGTCTCCGGCAGTGATAATGGCGTGCACGCTCACACCGGCAACCGTTCCGGCTGCCCAGATGCGGTCAACATTGGTTTTGCCCTCCGCATTAACAGCTACTACGGTTTTGATTCTTGGCTCGGTGCCATCCTTCGTCTCTACACCGGCTTTGGCGGCAAGGTCGGTCAGCACGCCTGTTGCCAGGATAACATGCTTCGCTTCGTAGGTTGCACCGTCTTCGGTTTCAACGGTAATACCTTCGC
Proteins encoded:
- a CDS encoding FAD-dependent oxidoreductase; the protein is MYEVAVIGAGPAGASAALFTAKAGKKTLLIDNDKGMTRRGWYENYYGIAEIGGPDLVETGHKQAVKFGAELVAGQAVNLTAGSEGITVETEDGATYEAKHVILATGVLTDLAAKAGVETKDGTEPRIKTVVAVNAEGKTNVDRIWAAGTVAGVSVHAIITAGDGAKVAINIISELNGARYVDHDLLKA